One segment of Haloplanus natans DSM 17983 DNA contains the following:
- a CDS encoding tRNA sulfurtransferase: MDDASAPPATPDTVLVSFGDLSIKSREVRGKMTRRLRDNVAALLDARGVDAAVEAEWARIVVHTAAADRAARVAADAMGVVWARPAVSRPADLDAVTRTLATLAGDAPTTGTYAVRARRAGDADDHDFSSRDIERVGGRAVGDVVDATVDLDAPDRTYHVEVRGDDAYVAATTHAGPGGLPLGTQDPLVALVSGGHDSPVAAYEAMRRGSPIRPVYVSPGDYGGPDHEARAVATVRRLARYAPNFDCRLRVVPGGPLAETLHHEVGDTRMLSWRRALLTAAETVADREGAVGIVTGEALGQKSSQTAANLAVTDAAVDLPVHRPLLTWDKAAIVDRARAIGTDDDSSIPVGCERLAPSFPETRATLDGVEAAEPDDLLDRAAAAADDLRVVDPPAQPL, translated from the coding sequence GTGGACGACGCCTCCGCCCCGCCCGCGACGCCCGACACCGTTCTCGTCAGCTTCGGTGATCTCAGCATCAAGAGCCGCGAGGTCCGCGGCAAGATGACGCGTCGCCTCCGGGACAACGTGGCCGCCCTCCTCGACGCCCGCGGCGTCGACGCGGCGGTCGAGGCCGAGTGGGCGCGGATCGTCGTTCACACGGCCGCCGCCGACCGCGCCGCCCGCGTCGCCGCCGACGCGATGGGCGTCGTTTGGGCGCGTCCCGCCGTGTCCCGGCCGGCCGACCTCGACGCCGTTACCCGGACCCTCGCCACCCTCGCGGGCGACGCGCCGACGACCGGCACCTACGCCGTCCGCGCCCGCCGCGCCGGCGACGCCGACGACCACGATTTCTCCAGCCGCGACATCGAGCGCGTCGGTGGACGCGCCGTCGGCGACGTGGTCGACGCGACGGTCGATCTCGACGCCCCCGACCGCACCTACCACGTCGAGGTGCGGGGCGACGACGCGTACGTCGCGGCGACGACCCACGCGGGCCCGGGCGGCCTCCCACTCGGGACGCAGGACCCGCTTGTCGCCCTCGTCAGCGGCGGCCACGACTCCCCCGTCGCGGCCTACGAAGCGATGCGCCGCGGATCACCGATCCGTCCCGTCTACGTCTCCCCCGGCGACTACGGCGGCCCGGATCACGAGGCGCGGGCGGTCGCGACCGTCCGACGACTCGCCCGCTACGCGCCCAACTTCGACTGCCGACTCCGGGTCGTCCCCGGCGGTCCGCTCGCCGAAACGCTGCACCACGAGGTGGGTGACACCCGCATGCTCTCGTGGCGCCGCGCGCTCCTGACGGCCGCCGAAACGGTCGCCGACCGCGAGGGGGCGGTCGGCATCGTCACCGGCGAAGCGCTGGGACAGAAGTCGAGTCAGACCGCCGCCAACCTCGCCGTCACCGACGCGGCGGTCGACCTGCCGGTCCATCGACCCCTCCTCACGTGGGACAAGGCCGCTATCGTCGACCGGGCGCGCGCCATCGGTACCGACGACGACTCCTCGATTCCCGTCGGCTGTGAGCGTCTCGCTCCCTCCTTCCCGGAGACGAGGGCGACGCTCGACGGCGTCGAGGCGGCCGAACCCGACGACCTGTTGGATCGGGCTGCGGCCGCCGCGGACGACCTTCGAGTGGTCGACCCTCCGGCGCAACCGCTTTAG
- a CDS encoding methionine adenosyltransferase has product MSDRNIRIESVDRRAVEDQEVEIVERKGIGHPDSLCDGIAERVSRALSNLYLDRVGEVLHYNTDETQLAAGSAAPAFGGGEVVEPIYVLLVGRATKQYTADDGTEYTLPVDSVALAAARDYLAEVVPELEFGTDVVVDVRLGEGSGDLQTVFGEDGAAVPMANDTSFGVGHAPLTETERIVLETEEYLNGPYADENPELGPDVKIMGKREGDHIDLTVAAAMIDTYLDGMDDYRDAVANVREAVADLAESHTDRTVTVEVNTADDYDEGAIYLTTTGTSAEQGDDGSVGRGNRSNGLITPNRPMSMEATSGKNPVNHIGKIYNLLSTRIAEAVVAEVHAIRDLRVRLLSQIGRPIDQPHVADAFVVTDDTVDLADIETDIQAIVERELAAVTDVTRDVIDGDLRTF; this is encoded by the coding sequence ATGAGCGATCGGAACATCCGTATCGAGTCCGTCGACCGGCGCGCGGTCGAGGACCAGGAGGTAGAAATCGTCGAGCGGAAAGGGATCGGTCACCCCGACTCCCTCTGTGACGGGATCGCCGAACGCGTCTCCCGCGCGCTTTCGAACCTCTATCTCGACCGCGTCGGCGAGGTGCTTCATTACAACACGGACGAGACACAACTGGCCGCCGGCAGCGCCGCCCCCGCGTTCGGCGGCGGCGAGGTCGTCGAACCGATCTACGTCCTCCTCGTCGGCCGTGCGACCAAACAGTACACGGCCGACGACGGCACCGAGTACACCCTCCCCGTCGACTCGGTGGCGCTTGCGGCCGCCCGCGACTACCTCGCCGAGGTCGTCCCGGAACTGGAGTTCGGGACCGACGTGGTGGTCGACGTGCGCCTCGGAGAAGGGAGCGGCGACCTCCAGACGGTCTTCGGCGAGGACGGCGCCGCCGTCCCGATGGCCAACGACACGAGTTTCGGTGTCGGGCACGCGCCCCTCACCGAAACCGAGCGGATCGTCCTCGAAACCGAGGAGTATCTCAACGGTCCCTACGCCGACGAGAACCCGGAACTCGGCCCCGACGTGAAGATCATGGGCAAACGCGAGGGTGATCACATCGACCTCACGGTCGCCGCGGCCATGATCGACACCTATCTCGACGGCATGGACGACTACCGCGACGCCGTGGCGAACGTCCGCGAGGCCGTGGCCGACCTCGCCGAATCCCACACCGACCGCACCGTCACCGTCGAGGTCAACACCGCCGACGACTACGACGAGGGCGCCATCTATCTGACGACGACCGGCACCAGCGCGGAACAGGGCGACGACGGCTCCGTTGGCCGTGGCAACCGCTCGAACGGCCTCATCACCCCCAACCGGCCGATGAGCATGGAGGCCACCAGCGGCAAGAACCCCGTCAACCACATCGGCAAGATCTACAACCTCCTCAGCACGCGCATCGCCGAGGCCGTCGTCGCCGAGGTGCACGCTATCCGCGATCTGCGAGTGCGCCTGCTCTCACAGATCGGCCGCCCCATCGACCAGCCACACGTCGCCGACGCCTTCGTCGTCACCGACGACACCGTCGACCTCGCGGACATCGAGACCGACATCCAGGCTATCGTCGAGCGCGAACTCGCCGCGGTCACCGACGTGACCCGCGACGTGATCGACGGCGACCTCCGGACGTTCTGA
- the cyaB gene encoding class IV adenylate cyclase, producing the protein MYEVELKVRASHDAVRERLDALGAEYVGSVTQVDTYYDAPHRDFAATDEALRIRLESDGIGDGESTARVTYKGPLIEDASKTREEIETGVADADRFDDVLDALGFSPAAVVEKERERYALGGYTVTLDTVSDLGEFVEIEREAPESAVDAVREGAIDRLRDLGLDPDEQIRTSYLGLLLDSSE; encoded by the coding sequence ATGTACGAAGTCGAACTGAAGGTTCGGGCGAGCCACGACGCGGTCCGGGAGCGCCTCGACGCCCTCGGCGCGGAGTACGTCGGGAGCGTCACGCAGGTCGACACCTACTACGACGCCCCGCACCGCGATTTCGCCGCAACCGACGAGGCGCTCCGCATCCGGCTGGAGTCCGACGGGATCGGCGACGGTGAGTCGACGGCCCGGGTTACCTACAAGGGTCCCCTGATCGAGGACGCGTCGAAAACCCGCGAGGAGATCGAGACGGGCGTCGCGGATGCCGACCGGTTCGACGACGTTCTGGACGCTCTCGGGTTCTCGCCCGCCGCGGTCGTCGAAAAGGAGCGGGAACGGTACGCCCTCGGCGGCTACACCGTGACCCTCGACACCGTCTCCGACCTCGGCGAGTTCGTCGAAATCGAGCGCGAGGCGCCCGAATCGGCGGTCGACGCGGTCCGCGAGGGAGCCATCGACCGTCTCCGTGACCTCGGCCTCGACCCCGACGAACAGATCCGAACGTCGTATCTCGGCCTCCTCCTCGATTCTTCTGAGTAA
- a CDS encoding FKBP-type peptidyl-prolyl cis-trans isomerase gives MSDEQAESADEPVDADAADDPEAEPETEAETEEPSGLQDGDFVRINYTVRTVDDETVVDTTYQEVAEEAGIDDEDHEFGPRTIVVGAGHVFEAVNDDLIGKAVGDESTVDIDAVDAFGEFDPDDVRTVSAGKIGEDDRYPGAHVNVDGEQGHVETIIGGRARVDFNHPLAGEDLEYDYEVVEVVDDPEEQAKGLLGMYLDHAPEVWIQTDEVEEEVQVEVEPDDEDEDAEPEYETVEKETLYIEATPQMTMNQQWLFQKQQIAQQVMDRLDLDRVIVQETIDGTGGMMGGMGGMMGGMGGAGGDDVEEALEDVDVDADEIVEELEEDLEE, from the coding sequence ATGAGTGACGAACAGGCCGAATCGGCTGACGAGCCGGTCGACGCCGACGCGGCCGATGACCCCGAAGCGGAGCCCGAAACCGAGGCGGAGACCGAGGAGCCGTCCGGTCTGCAGGACGGCGACTTCGTCCGGATCAACTACACCGTCCGCACCGTAGACGACGAGACGGTCGTCGACACGACCTACCAGGAGGTCGCCGAGGAGGCGGGCATCGACGACGAGGACCACGAGTTCGGTCCCCGGACCATCGTCGTCGGCGCCGGGCACGTCTTCGAGGCGGTCAACGACGACCTGATCGGGAAAGCGGTCGGCGACGAGTCGACCGTCGACATCGACGCCGTCGACGCCTTCGGCGAGTTCGACCCCGACGACGTACGCACCGTCAGCGCGGGGAAGATCGGCGAGGACGACCGCTACCCCGGTGCCCACGTCAACGTCGACGGCGAGCAGGGTCACGTCGAGACGATCATCGGCGGACGCGCCCGCGTCGACTTCAACCACCCCCTCGCCGGCGAGGACCTCGAGTACGACTACGAAGTCGTCGAGGTCGTCGACGACCCCGAGGAACAGGCCAAAGGGCTGCTCGGGATGTACCTCGACCACGCTCCCGAAGTCTGGATCCAGACCGACGAGGTCGAGGAGGAAGTGCAGGTCGAGGTCGAACCGGACGACGAGGACGAAGACGCCGAACCCGAGTACGAGACGGTCGAGAAGGAGACGCTGTACATCGAGGCCACGCCCCAGATGACGATGAACCAGCAGTGGCTCTTCCAGAAACAGCAGATCGCCCAGCAGGTCATGGACCGACTCGACCTCGACCGCGTCATCGTCCAGGAGACCATCGACGGCACGGGCGGCATGATGGGCGGCATGGGCGGTATGATGGGCGGCATGGGTGGCGCCGGTGGCGACGATGTCGAGGAGGCTCTCGAGGACGTCGACGTCGACGCCGACGAGATCGTCGAGGAACTCGAAGAGGATCTCGAGGAGTAA
- a CDS encoding RAD55 family ATPase, with amino-acid sequence MADRLPTGISVLDRQLDGGIPPGSILLLSADPASQSESLLYEIAAARGTLYVTTVRSEEAIRDAIERYRGGVGRLTIRDAGDYPPIDNATRLVRELPESSNLLIDVVDPLEEADSTRYRAFLNELQTHMVNTGSIAVLHAMHGDPPANRRLTEHMADVVFDLQTDTSGSQIVNRLAVPKFRGGSALEETIKLKLTDGVTIDTSRDIA; translated from the coding sequence ATGGCGGACCGTCTGCCGACGGGTATCTCCGTCCTCGACAGGCAACTCGACGGCGGGATTCCGCCGGGGAGCATCCTGTTGCTGAGCGCCGATCCGGCCAGCCAGTCCGAGTCGCTACTGTACGAGATTGCGGCCGCTCGGGGGACGCTGTACGTGACGACGGTCCGGTCCGAGGAGGCGATTCGGGACGCCATCGAGCGGTACCGCGGCGGCGTGGGGCGACTGACGATCCGCGATGCGGGCGACTACCCGCCGATCGACAACGCCACCCGCCTCGTGCGCGAACTCCCGGAGAGTTCGAACCTCCTCATCGACGTGGTCGATCCGCTGGAGGAGGCCGATTCGACCCGGTATCGCGCCTTCCTCAACGAACTCCAGACGCACATGGTCAACACGGGCTCTATCGCGGTGTTACACGCGATGCACGGCGATCCGCCCGCGAACCGCCGGCTCACCGAACACATGGCCGACGTGGTGTTCGACTTACAGACGGATACGAGCGGCTCTCAGATCGTCAACCGCCTCGCCGTCCCGAAGTTCCGCGGCGGGAGCGCGCTGGAGGAGACGATCAAACTCAAACTCACCGACGGCGTCACCATCGACACCAGCCGCGACATCGCCTGA
- a CDS encoding MinD/ParA family ATP-binding protein encodes MLAIAGGKGGVGKTTTALGLSTALDTPVVAADADPDMPDLHALAGVDREPTLTSLDDRDPATVAQSHPEAAGVTVLPAPRVHDAERLDRSLDRLARSGRRAVVDCPAGAGPDAAAPLRAADATLLVTTLCAPALRDAAKTAAMARTLDAAPCGVVLTRTRSAPDAVVDLLDCPVVASIPPADAPILADEAVSAAYHRLAARLGEDIL; translated from the coding sequence ATGCTCGCTATCGCCGGCGGCAAAGGGGGAGTGGGAAAGACGACGACGGCGCTCGGCCTCTCGACCGCGCTGGACACACCGGTCGTCGCGGCGGACGCCGATCCGGATATGCCGGATCTGCACGCCCTCGCAGGCGTCGACCGCGAACCGACGCTCACCTCGCTCGACGACCGCGATCCGGCGACCGTCGCACAGTCCCACCCCGAGGCGGCCGGAGTGACGGTCCTCCCCGCGCCACGGGTCCACGACGCCGAGAGGCTTGACCGCTCGCTCGATCGGCTGGCCCGGAGCGGCCGACGGGCGGTCGTCGACTGCCCCGCCGGTGCCGGTCCGGACGCGGCCGCACCGCTCCGTGCCGCCGACGCGACGCTTCTGGTCACGACCCTCTGTGCGCCCGCACTCCGCGACGCGGCGAAGACGGCGGCGATGGCCCGCACCCTCGACGCCGCACCCTGTGGCGTGGTGTTGACACGAACGCGGTCGGCGCCGGACGCCGTCGTCGACCTGCTTGACTGCCCGGTGGTCGCGTCGATACCGCCCGCCGACGCGCCGATCCTCGCCGACGAGGCCGTCAGTGCCGCCTACCACCGCCTCGCCGCGCGTCTGGGAGAAGACATATTATGA
- a CDS encoding YlbF family regulator, which translates to MSTQVSQLAEMGRELGEAIADTPAYERFEEARAAVQNDDDAQAKIAEVERLRDEFVSARETGQATQEHVAKLQTAQNDLHSMPVMEEYLNAQEALQSQLEDVNRAISDPLSVDFGGEAGGCCQD; encoded by the coding sequence ATGAGCACGCAGGTGTCGCAGCTAGCGGAGATGGGCCGTGAACTCGGCGAAGCCATCGCGGATACGCCGGCTTACGAACGGTTCGAGGAGGCGCGCGCGGCCGTCCAGAACGACGACGACGCGCAGGCGAAGATCGCGGAGGTAGAGCGCCTCCGCGACGAGTTCGTCTCGGCCCGTGAGACGGGGCAGGCGACCCAGGAACACGTCGCGAAGCTCCAGACGGCCCAGAACGACCTCCACTCGATGCCCGTCATGGAGGAGTATCTGAACGCCCAGGAGGCGCTTCAGAGCCAACTCGAGGATGTCAACCGGGCGATTTCCGATCCGCTCTCCGTCGACTTCGGTGGGGAAGCGGGCGGGTGTTGTCAGGACTAG
- a CDS encoding hydantoinase/oxoprolinase family protein, with the protein METDVRIGVDVGGTFTDVVVADGSGLTMCKVPSTPEAPDRGVLDGLDVAADRAGFAPADVTAFGHGTTVATNALLEREWAETALVTTEGFRDAVEIGRQTRPDLYDLRAEKPDPVVERDRRYEVPERLDRRGEVVEPLDEDAARAVARAVADAGVESVAVAFLFAFEDDAHERRMQELLREEGVDCEVSLSSDVLPEIKEYERTLATSINAALKPVMNRYLGRLESGVADAGVPADVKVMQSNGGVASAAVTRERPVNTLLSGPAAGVRGAAHVAGESGVDDVLTMDMGGTSCDVSLVQDGDPVVTTEGQVGEYPVTVPMVDVHTIGAGGGSIAWVDEGGSLRVGPRSAGADPGPICYGRGGTEPTVTDAHLLLGRIDPGSFFEGSADEAAVREAIRERVADPLDLSVEAAAQGIVDVANANMERALRVVSVERGHDPRDFSLVAYGGAGPLHAAELAAELDVPEVVVPRSAGVLSALGLLISDTVYEEGVSAVRPWAGVDPAALTERFEAMAAEGRERLAADGYPPARRRVERAVDLRYRGQSFDLRIPIPDGDLDAAALAAAADRFHERHERRYGHASPDEPIELVTIRLRARGVVDPPALSMATGAAEATPRATRPATFDGKTDATPVYDRERLGPGAAFDGPAVIEGVESTAVVPPGAAARVDDLGNVVIEP; encoded by the coding sequence ATGGAAACCGACGTACGGATCGGGGTCGACGTGGGCGGCACGTTCACCGACGTGGTCGTCGCCGACGGCTCCGGGCTCACGATGTGCAAGGTGCCCTCGACGCCCGAGGCCCCGGACCGGGGCGTCCTCGACGGCCTCGACGTGGCGGCCGACCGGGCCGGCTTCGCCCCCGCCGACGTGACCGCCTTCGGCCACGGCACCACCGTCGCCACGAACGCCTTGCTCGAACGCGAGTGGGCAGAGACGGCGCTCGTGACGACCGAGGGCTTTCGCGACGCCGTCGAAATCGGCCGCCAGACCCGGCCGGATCTGTACGACCTGCGAGCCGAGAAGCCGGACCCCGTCGTCGAACGCGACCGCCGGTACGAGGTGCCGGAACGCCTCGATCGCCGGGGCGAGGTCGTCGAACCGCTCGACGAGGACGCCGCCCGCGCCGTTGCCCGTGCCGTCGCCGACGCGGGCGTCGAGAGCGTCGCCGTTGCCTTCCTCTTTGCCTTCGAGGACGACGCCCACGAGCGACGGATGCAGGAACTCCTGCGCGAGGAGGGCGTCGACTGCGAAGTATCGCTGTCGAGCGACGTGCTCCCCGAGATCAAGGAGTACGAACGCACGCTCGCGACGAGCATCAACGCCGCGCTGAAGCCGGTGATGAACCGCTATCTCGGTCGCCTGGAGTCGGGCGTCGCGGATGCGGGCGTGCCCGCCGACGTGAAGGTGATGCAGTCGAACGGCGGCGTGGCGTCGGCGGCGGTCACGCGCGAGCGGCCGGTGAATACCCTGCTCTCGGGGCCGGCGGCCGGCGTCCGCGGCGCCGCCCACGTCGCCGGCGAGAGCGGCGTCGACGACGTGCTCACGATGGACATGGGCGGCACCTCGTGTGACGTGTCGCTCGTGCAGGACGGCGACCCCGTCGTCACGACGGAGGGCCAGGTCGGGGAGTACCCCGTCACCGTCCCGATGGTCGACGTCCACACCATCGGCGCTGGTGGCGGCTCCATCGCCTGGGTCGACGAGGGTGGGAGCCTCCGCGTCGGCCCGCGATCCGCGGGCGCCGACCCCGGCCCCATCTGTTACGGGCGCGGAGGGACCGAACCGACGGTTACCGACGCCCACCTGTTGCTCGGGCGGATCGACCCCGGTTCCTTCTTCGAGGGCAGCGCCGACGAGGCAGCGGTCCGCGAGGCGATCCGGGAACGGGTCGCCGACCCCCTCGATCTGAGCGTCGAGGCGGCCGCACAGGGCATCGTCGACGTGGCGAACGCGAACATGGAACGCGCCCTCCGTGTCGTCTCCGTCGAACGCGGCCACGACCCCCGAGACTTCTCACTCGTGGCCTACGGCGGTGCCGGGCCGCTCCACGCCGCCGAACTCGCCGCCGAACTCGACGTGCCCGAAGTCGTCGTCCCGCGGTCGGCGGGCGTCCTCTCGGCGCTCGGTCTCCTCATCAGCGACACGGTGTACGAGGAGGGCGTCTCCGCGGTCCGGCCGTGGGCCGGCGTCGACCCCGCGGCCCTGACCGAGCGGTTCGAGGCGATGGCGGCGGAGGGGCGGGAGCGACTGGCGGCCGACGGCTACCCGCCCGCCCGCCGGCGGGTCGAGCGCGCGGTTGATCTCCGATATCGGGGCCAGTCGTTCGACCTCCGGATCCCAATACCAGACGGCGACCTCGACGCCGCGGCCCTCGCCGCCGCCGCCGACCGCTTCCACGAGCGTCACGAGCGTCGATACGGGCACGCCTCGCCCGACGAACCGATCGAACTCGTGACGATACGGCTGCGCGCCCGCGGCGTCGTCGACCCGCCCGCGCTGTCGATGGCGACGGGAGCGGCCGAGGCGACGCCGCGGGCGACGCGGCCGGCGACGTTCGACGGCAAGACGGACGCGACGCCCGTCTACGACCGCGAACGGCTGGGGCCGGGCGCCGCGTTCGACGGCCCCGCGGTGATCGAGGGCGTCGAGAGCACGGCCGTCGTCCCGCCGGGAGCGGCTGCACGCGTCGACGACCTGGGGAACGTGGTGATCGAGCCATGA
- a CDS encoding hydantoinase B/oxoprolinase family protein has product MSEVDPVTLEVLRNACVAVAEEMNATLVRTSYSPNIKDRRDCSCALFDVGEGEAATAEMISQAENIPVHLGAMPYSVAAAIEAFPPAELEDGDAVLLNDPFHGGAHLPDMTLVTPVFVEGELVAIAANRAHHADVGGGRAGSVAADSTEIYQEGLRVPPVKLYDGGEPVEAVFDLLLTNVRTPKERRGDFRAQRAANRTAVERVRDLADRHGLDTLRAATTEIKAYAERRMRAEIDDLPDGTVRFTDYLDDDGQGTEDVRIDVAVTVDGDELVVDFDGTSEQVPGAINAPLAVTASATYYAVRCVTDPDVPPNAGTYRPIDIRAPEGTVVNAQPPAAVVGGNLEISQRATDALLGAFGEEAPERSVAAAQGTMNSVTFGGTSRDGEPFAFYETIGGGYGGRAGADGMDGVHAHMSNTLNTPAEVLETVYPVRVRRYEYRPDTGGGGEFRGGLGLRRDIEVLEDGVAFSLLADRRRHPPYGLAGGEAGALGEDYLTRAGGDTERIPGKSTHDLDAGDVVSIRTPGGGGFGDPADRDPDAVARDLRFGKVSADAVRQVYGLDPSEL; this is encoded by the coding sequence ATGAGCGAGGTCGATCCGGTCACGCTCGAAGTCCTGCGCAACGCCTGCGTCGCGGTGGCCGAGGAGATGAACGCGACGCTCGTGCGGACGAGCTACTCCCCCAACATCAAGGACCGCCGCGACTGCTCGTGTGCGCTGTTCGACGTGGGCGAGGGCGAGGCCGCCACCGCGGAGATGATCAGTCAGGCCGAGAACATCCCGGTTCACCTGGGCGCGATGCCGTACTCCGTCGCGGCGGCCATCGAGGCGTTCCCGCCCGCGGAACTGGAAGACGGCGACGCCGTCCTCCTGAACGACCCGTTCCACGGTGGCGCCCACTTGCCCGACATGACGCTCGTGACACCCGTCTTCGTCGAGGGCGAGTTAGTGGCCATCGCGGCCAACCGCGCCCACCACGCCGACGTGGGCGGCGGCCGTGCGGGGAGCGTCGCCGCCGACTCCACGGAAATCTACCAGGAGGGCCTTCGCGTCCCGCCGGTGAAACTGTACGACGGCGGCGAACCGGTCGAGGCCGTCTTCGACCTCCTCCTGACGAACGTGCGGACGCCGAAGGAGCGTCGGGGCGACTTCCGCGCCCAGCGGGCGGCCAACCGGACGGCGGTCGAGCGGGTTCGGGACCTGGCCGACCGCCACGGCCTCGATACGCTCCGAGCGGCGACGACGGAGATCAAGGCCTACGCCGAGCGGCGGATGCGCGCCGAAATCGACGACCTCCCGGACGGCACCGTCCGGTTCACGGATTACCTCGACGACGACGGGCAAGGCACCGAGGACGTTCGGATCGACGTGGCGGTGACCGTCGACGGCGACGAACTCGTCGTCGACTTCGACGGGACGAGCGAGCAGGTGCCGGGCGCGATCAACGCCCCCCTCGCCGTGACCGCCTCGGCGACGTACTACGCTGTGCGCTGTGTAACCGATCCGGACGTGCCGCCGAACGCGGGGACGTACCGCCCGATCGATATCCGGGCGCCGGAGGGGACGGTCGTCAACGCGCAACCACCCGCCGCGGTGGTCGGCGGCAACCTCGAAATCTCCCAGCGAGCGACCGACGCCCTCCTCGGCGCGTTCGGCGAGGAGGCCCCCGAACGGTCCGTCGCCGCGGCACAGGGGACGATGAACAGCGTCACCTTCGGCGGGACGAGTCGGGACGGAGAGCCCTTCGCCTTCTACGAGACCATCGGGGGCGGCTACGGTGGGCGGGCGGGCGCCGACGGGATGGACGGCGTCCACGCCCATATGAGCAACACGCTCAACACGCCGGCGGAGGTGCTCGAAACCGTCTATCCCGTCCGCGTCCGGCGCTACGAATACCGCCCGGATACGGGCGGTGGGGGCGAGTTCCGTGGCGGTCTGGGCCTCCGCCGCGATATCGAAGTGCTCGAAGACGGCGTTGCTTTCAGCCTGCTGGCGGATCGGCGACGACACCCGCCGTACGGCCTCGCGGGCGGCGAGGCGGGCGCACTCGGTGAAGACTACCTGACGCGGGCGGGCGGCGATACCGAACGGATTCCGGGGAAGTCGACACACGACCTGGACGCGGGCGACGTGGTGAGCATTCGGACGCCGGGCGGCGGCGGGTTCGGCGATCCGGCCGACCGCGACCCGGACGCCGTGGCTCGGGACCTGCGTTTCGGAAAGGTGTCGGCGGACGCCGTCCGGCAGGTGTACGGGCTTGACCCGTCGGAACTGTGA
- a CDS encoding RAD55 family ATPase produces the protein MAEGDAKADRYPLADAVPIDLDDLGPGMNVLVSGPPMSGKRQLVFDLLAPEGVAPDPIVVMTTDDPASRILTAFEDRGVRFDPTTFRVVDATGAPGDADSAIHRVSSPADLTGMGVAFTQAVDEMATPDRLRFGFVSISTLLQYVDAERAFSFLHVLSRRTSAAGYLGVYSIDPTTHEDRFVNVVTSIFDAAIEIRERDGDRELRVRGLSGVKPEWTAFPH, from the coding sequence ATGGCTGAGGGCGACGCCAAGGCCGATCGCTACCCGCTCGCCGACGCCGTCCCGATCGACCTCGACGACCTCGGCCCGGGCATGAACGTGTTGGTCTCCGGCCCGCCGATGTCGGGCAAGCGCCAACTCGTGTTCGACCTGCTCGCCCCCGAGGGGGTCGCTCCCGACCCCATCGTCGTGATGACGACCGACGACCCCGCCTCGCGCATCCTGACGGCGTTCGAGGACCGTGGCGTCCGGTTCGATCCGACGACGTTCCGCGTCGTCGACGCCACCGGCGCGCCGGGCGACGCCGATTCGGCCATCCACCGCGTCTCCTCGCCCGCCGACCTCACCGGGATGGGCGTGGCGTTCACCCAGGCCGTCGACGAGATGGCGACGCCCGACCGCCTCCGCTTTGGCTTCGTCTCCATCTCGACGCTCCTCCAGTACGTCGACGCCGAACGCGCGTTCTCGTTTCTGCACGTCCTCTCACGGCGAACGAGCGCCGCCGGCTATCTCGGCGTCTACAGCATCGACCCGACGACCCACGAGGATCGCTTCGTCAACGTCGTCACTTCCATTTTCGACGCTGCCATCGAGATTCGCGAACGGGACGGCGACCGCGAACTCCGAGTCCGTGGGCTCTCGGGAGTAAAACCCGAGTGGACGGCCTTCCCGCACTGA
- a CDS encoding response regulator has product MTSSEGETVLIVDDDREVVRTYRRYLEGTYAIREAYDGESALDELDDDVDVVLLDRLMPGVSGGEVLDRIRDRGYDVRVAMVTAVDPDFDIVDMGFDDYLTKPTTREELLRTIEDLLALDRHAVDVREYHALLVKAAALREGKSSYELEENAAYADLEARLSDLEATIESEAGDLTDDSRFVATLRAIDTAEGDTNG; this is encoded by the coding sequence ATGACTTCGAGCGAGGGGGAAACCGTACTCATCGTCGACGACGACCGGGAGGTGGTTCGAACGTACCGCCGCTATCTGGAAGGGACCTACGCCATCCGCGAGGCGTACGACGGCGAGTCGGCCCTCGACGAACTCGACGACGACGTCGACGTCGTCCTGCTCGATCGGCTGATGCCTGGCGTCTCCGGGGGGGAGGTGCTCGACCGCATTCGCGACCGGGGGTACGACGTTCGCGTCGCGATGGTGACCGCCGTCGATCCCGACTTCGACATCGTCGACATGGGGTTCGACGACTACCTCACCAAACCCACGACCCGCGAGGAACTCCTCCGAACCATCGAGGACCTCCTCGCTCTGGACCGACACGCCGTCGACGTGCGTGAGTACCACGCGTTGCTCGTGAAAGCCGCGGCGCTCCGCGAGGGGAAATCGAGCTACGAACTCGAGGAGAACGCGGCGTACGCCGACCTCGAAGCGCGACTCTCCGACCTCGAAGCGACGATCGAATCCGAGGCCGGGGATCTGACCGACGACTCGCGGTTCGTCGCGACGCTCCGGGCGATCGATACCGCCGAGGGGGACACCAATGGCTGA